A stretch of the uncultured Bacteroides sp. genome encodes the following:
- a CDS encoding LD-carboxypeptidase, giving the protein MREYQFPPSLQVGDKVTIISPAGKIDKGFLKGAKKVLESWGLEVAISKYAAGESGRFSGSVKQRATDLQLAMDDKQTKVILCSRGGYGAIHLVDQINFDKFRENPKWLLGYSDVTLLHELFQYNGFASIHSLMARHLSVEPKDDPCALKLRNILFGELPSYQSTKHKLNINGTAKGILRGGNLSVLNGLRGTPYDFPAEGTILFIEDIGERPYHIDRMMNNLKLGGVLEKISGLIVGQFTEYEEDLSIGKEVYEMIADMVEPYGYPVCFDFPVGHVVNNVPLICGSETELTVDNKGVKLVCK; this is encoded by the coding sequence ATGAGAGAGTATCAGTTTCCTCCTTCTCTCCAGGTTGGAGATAAGGTAACAATAATATCCCCTGCTGGAAAAATCGATAAAGGTTTTCTGAAGGGAGCAAAAAAAGTACTGGAATCATGGGGATTAGAAGTTGCTATCTCAAAATATGCAGCCGGAGAATCAGGAAGGTTTTCGGGTTCTGTAAAGCAACGAGCTACTGATCTTCAGTTGGCAATGGACGATAAACAAACAAAGGTAATTCTTTGCAGTAGGGGCGGTTACGGAGCAATTCACCTCGTTGATCAGATCAATTTCGATAAGTTCAGAGAGAATCCTAAATGGCTATTGGGTTACAGTGACGTAACCCTGCTTCACGAACTGTTCCAATACAATGGTTTCGCATCTATTCATTCTCTCATGGCAAGACATCTATCAGTTGAACCAAAAGATGATCCATGTGCTTTAAAGCTCAGGAATATACTGTTCGGAGAGTTGCCTTCTTATCAGTCTACAAAACACAAGCTGAATATAAATGGAACAGCCAAAGGCATTCTTCGGGGCGGAAATCTTTCTGTGCTCAACGGATTAAGGGGAACGCCCTACGATTTTCCAGCAGAAGGAACCATCCTATTTATTGAAGACATAGGAGAACGCCCGTATCACATTGACAGGATGATGAATAATCTTAAACTGGGAGGAGTTCTGGAAAAAATTTCAGGATTAATAGTGGGTCAGTTTACCGAATACGAAGAAGATTTATCTATAGGCAAGGAGGTGTACGAAATGATTGCCGACATGGTGGAACCTTACGGCTATCCCGTTTGCTTTGATTTCCCTGTAGGTCATGTGGTCAACAATGTTCCGCTGATTTGTGGCAGCGAAACAGAACTAACTGTAGATAATAAAGGTGTGAAATTAGTTTGCAAATAG
- a CDS encoding M28 family peptidase: protein MKKNYFILVSAAMLIACASCGINSNKSATQQTEETAIVKAPDFDADSAYDYVKAQVDFGPRVPNTKQHVACGEYLARKLASFGAKVTDQYADLMAYDGTILKARNIIGSFNPETKKRVLLFAHWDTRPWADNDKDESKHHTPILGANDGASGVGVLLEMARLMGQKNPSIGVDIIFFDAEDYGTPQFYKGKDKEDSWCLGTQYWAHNPHVEGYNARFGILFDMVGGKGATFYRQPADESANSVVKKVWDKANTLGYGSYFINEDGGGITDDHIFVNRIAKIPSIDIIPTDRSSEQGGFGYFWHTMDDNMNVIDRSTLKAVGQTALDVVYNEK from the coding sequence ATGAAAAAGAATTATTTCATACTTGTTTCAGCTGCTATGCTGATTGCCTGTGCTTCATGCGGAATTAATAGTAATAAATCGGCCACTCAACAAACAGAAGAAACGGCGATTGTTAAGGCTCCCGACTTTGACGCAGATAGTGCTTATGACTATGTAAAAGCACAAGTTGACTTTGGTCCACGCGTGCCCAATACCAAGCAGCACGTAGCCTGCGGAGAATATCTAGCTAGGAAGCTGGCTTCATTTGGTGCAAAGGTTACCGATCAATATGCAGATTTGATGGCTTATGACGGCACTATACTGAAAGCTCGCAACATAATAGGTTCTTTCAATCCTGAAACAAAGAAACGAGTGCTTCTATTTGCCCACTGGGATACACGTCCATGGGCAGATAATGATAAAGATGAATCAAAGCATCATACTCCGATTCTGGGAGCTAATGACGGCGCAAGTGGCGTTGGCGTATTACTCGAGATGGCACGTTTAATGGGGCAAAAGAATCCATCAATAGGTGTAGACATTATCTTCTTTGATGCAGAAGATTACGGTACTCCTCAATTCTATAAAGGTAAGGATAAAGAAGATAGCTGGTGTTTAGGAACACAATACTGGGCCCATAATCCTCATGTGGAAGGGTATAATGCCCGCTTTGGCATTCTTTTTGATATGGTTGGAGGCAAAGGTGCAACCTTCTATCGTCAGCCAGCAGATGAATCTGCTAATTCTGTAGTAAAGAAGGTCTGGGATAAGGCCAACACATTGGGTTACGGCAGCTATTTTATCAATGAAGACGGAGGAGGCATAACAGACGATCATATATTTGTGAACCGTATTGCCAAAATACCAAGCATCGATATCATTCCTACCGACCGTAGCAGCGAACAAGGAGGCTTTGGCTACTTCTGGCACACAATGGACGATAATATGAATGTTATAGACAGATCAACGCTCAAAGCGGTAGGACAAACTGCTTTAGATGTGGTATATAATGAGAAATAA
- a CDS encoding SufE family protein, translating into MTINELQEQVIEEFSDFDDWMDRYQLLIDLGNEQEPLEEQYKTEQNLIEGCQSRVWLQADKIDGKLVFRAESDALIVKGIIALLIKVVSGHTPDEILENELYFIDKIGLKEHLSPTRSNGLLSMVKQMRMYALAFKAKGGN; encoded by the coding sequence ATGACAATAAATGAATTGCAAGAACAGGTAATCGAAGAATTCAGCGATTTCGATGACTGGATGGACAGGTATCAATTACTGATAGATTTAGGAAATGAACAGGAACCTCTTGAAGAACAATATAAAACAGAGCAGAATCTTATTGAGGGTTGCCAAAGTAGGGTATGGCTCCAGGCCGATAAAATTGATGGAAAACTTGTATTCAGGGCAGAAAGCGATGCACTCATCGTTAAAGGAATCATTGCCCTGCTTATAAAAGTAGTGTCCGGACATACACCTGACGAGATTTTAGAAAACGAGCTTTATTTTATAGATAAAATAGGATTGAAGGAACATCTTTCTCCTACAAGGAGTAACGGTTTGTTGTCAATGGTAAAACAAATGAGAATGTACGCACTGGCATTTAAAGCAAAAGGAGGAAATTAA
- a CDS encoding bifunctional riboflavin kinase/FAD synthetase, with amino-acid sequence MKIICNPKDYAIEPCVATIGFFDGVHMGHRYLIEQVKAVAASKGLRAALITFPVHPRKVIDQNYNLELLTTLKEKEELLSQTGVDYCFLLNFTAELSALTAHDFMSQVLKEQFHIDSLIIGYDHRFGHNRSEGFNDYFQYGKQIGMEVIHAKALTIEGYKISSSVIRTALLSGNFDKVNYYLGYNYYLDGVVVTGHKIGRTIGFPTANLSVDPDKIIPPNGVYAVRVSVDDTDYIGMINIGHRPTVNNGTNRTIEVNILNFSHYIYGRTIRVYFVKHIRSEVKFNGIEELKTQLYKDQVEAERILNNYKIGD; translated from the coding sequence ATGAAGATCATTTGCAATCCAAAAGATTATGCAATTGAACCATGTGTAGCAACAATAGGATTTTTTGATGGGGTACATATGGGACATCGTTATCTCATAGAACAAGTTAAAGCTGTAGCTGCAAGTAAAGGTCTTCGTGCTGCGTTAATAACTTTTCCGGTGCATCCTCGCAAGGTTATAGATCAAAATTATAATTTAGAATTACTGACTACGCTCAAAGAAAAGGAAGAATTATTGAGCCAAACGGGAGTGGACTATTGTTTTCTTCTCAATTTTACTGCCGAGTTATCAGCCTTGACTGCTCATGATTTTATGTCTCAGGTATTAAAGGAACAATTTCATATAGATTCATTGATTATAGGTTACGACCATCGTTTTGGTCATAATCGCAGTGAGGGATTCAATGACTATTTTCAGTATGGGAAACAGATTGGTATGGAGGTAATTCATGCGAAAGCGCTTACAATAGAAGGTTATAAGATTAGTTCTTCTGTTATCCGTACAGCTCTTTTATCAGGCAACTTTGATAAAGTGAATTATTATCTGGGCTATAACTACTACTTAGATGGTGTTGTTGTGACCGGGCATAAGATTGGTCGTACCATTGGTTTTCCTACAGCAAATTTAAGCGTAGATCCGGATAAAATAATCCCTCCTAATGGAGTCTATGCTGTCCGTGTATCTGTTGATGATACAGATTATATTGGAATGATTAATATTGGTCACCGCCCGACAGTAAATAATGGAACAAACCGGACTATAGAAGTAAATATCTTGAATTTCTCTCATTATATTTATGGCAGAACTATCCGTGTGTATTTTGTTAAGCACATTCGCTCTGAGGTTAAGTTCAATGGAATTGAGGAATTAAAGACTCAGCTTTATAAGGATCAGGTAGAGGCTGAAAGAATATTAAATAACTATAAAATAGGGGATTAG
- a CDS encoding HAD family phosphatase, which translates to MNNLIKNLIIDFGGVLVDLDRSRCIDSFKSIGVDCIEEMLNPYYQRGLLMKLENGDITTDEFHEELRMTIGKDITDRQIDDAWNSFLISVPPYKLDLLLKLRESYNVYLLSNTNQIHWEMSCERYFSYKSLRVEDFFEKIFLSYQLHQLKPSKEIFETVLAETGIRPEETFFIDDSPANCKVAESLGIHTYTPKDQEDWGHIFK; encoded by the coding sequence ATGAATAATCTGATAAAGAACCTTATTATAGATTTTGGAGGAGTACTTGTTGATTTGGATCGTTCTCGCTGTATTGATTCTTTTAAGTCTATTGGCGTTGATTGCATTGAAGAAATGCTGAATCCGTATTATCAACGGGGGCTTCTAATGAAGTTGGAGAATGGAGATATTACAACAGATGAATTTCACGAGGAACTGAGAATGACTATCGGGAAAGATATTACCGACAGGCAGATTGACGATGCGTGGAATAGTTTTCTGATAAGTGTTCCACCTTATAAACTAGACCTTTTATTGAAGCTTCGTGAAAGCTATAATGTTTACTTGTTAAGCAATACGAACCAAATACATTGGGAGATGTCTTGTGAACGTTATTTCTCTTATAAAAGTCTTCGCGTGGAGGACTTTTTTGAGAAGATTTTCCTTTCTTATCAGTTACATCAGCTTAAGCCCTCTAAAGAGATCTTTGAGACGGTTTTGGCAGAGACTGGAATTAGACCAGAAGAAACTTTTTTTATAGATGACTCTCCAGCAAATTGCAAGGTGGCTGAGTCACTTGGTATTCATACTTATACCCCCAAAGATCAGGAAGACTGGGGGCATATCTTTAAATAA